ttctttttcaattctttttttgttttcgaaaTGCCCCGCACATTGTGCAATATGAAAAGAGGCGAGCGGCGAGAATTCCAAATCTATagatatatgtagatatatctGTATACACGGCGATCGGGCGGATTTCGTGTCGCATAAATATCCAACGAACCCGATATTGGACCAGAGTTATTTCGGCAACAAATGTGGAATAAACATCTGACTTTATCTATATGCTAGTCATCCGCGGACATTGCATAACAATGGGAAGGCTGTAGGATTTCCATTTCAGATCAACTTTGAGCACCACGTCATGATACATTAACCTTGTTATTGAATACATATATTAGGTATTACAATactcaaaataatttatgcagtGCTGTCAATTTTAAATACCTAAACAGTAAAATTGTGTACAACAGAAATCAGCAAATTGTGCAttctttagtttttattttagtttttaacaAGCAATTTAAGCCCAATTGGCTTAGCCATATAGTACACATTCTTTGACTTAATAGATTTAGATAATAGATTTAATAATAGATTTTTTTGGCGCAATTAATTCGATTCAGTACGCTTTTTCCATAgtgaatattttaataaagcaaaacaatttcgaaAACAACATTTATATGATGTCATCTGTGGCACCTGAATTCATTCCCCTCGCTGGctaatattataataaattaaggctttttgcataaatatgaAACGGAAAATATCTCAATTAACGATGCGATCCGTGCGAGAAAGCCTTCATAATTCATCGATCAGACATAATGAAAATCGATTTCGGCTGCAGTCTTCTTCGTGCTCCATTGAAAGTGATTTTCGGCGAAAACTCTCTTGGCGCTGCCAGTTTGGCACGTAACCAGGCGACTTTTTGGCCTGGggccaaaccaaaacaagaaGATGTTGAAGAAAAACTGCCCACAATCTAATACGCAAAGTAGCATTGAATATGCGCGAATGTATAAATAGCACAAAGTGCAAAAAACGAGCAAGACGCAGTCAAAGGAATGTtcaaattaatgaaaactgCCGCAAATGTATTCAGTTTTCCAAGGTGCCGAATGTATCTGGGCATATTAATGGTTTTTGACATTCTGGAAGCATTGTTTATGAAGGGTTAACAATCAAATAAGGTGAACAACAGCCTATACATAACATTTGTTTATCTCATGGGTTTCTAAATTTAAACGCCAAATCATCTCCTTGACGCTCTACTAGGTTAGTCTGTGTGAATATACCCAGTTCCACCTGATACATGGGCGAACTTGGAGGCTGCTCTGTTGCTCTGTCGGGAGATCGGACGTCATTGGGAATCGACTGTATTCAGTGCCCGCAACGCATTCCTATCACATTCCCGCTCCCCTCACGCCTTGGCCGCCCGATGGCCGAAAATAGAAGAGCCAACGCGCACCACTGTGCTGCCCATTTCGATCTAAGGAATAGTTTGGAACGGAATAGTTAGCGACGGAACTGGCTCAGTCTGTTAGCAGCTTACCGCCTTGTCGAAGTCGTTGGACATTCCCATGGAGACGAGCACCGAGTCCGGGGCCAAGGAATGCGCCTCACATATTGCTCGGTGCACCTGCATCAGGGACACGAAATCCGGATTGGGTCCATTGCTATAGTCAAAGCCATATGCGCCAATGGTCATTATGCCCAGCAGGTTCAGGTGTTTGAGGTTGCTCCTGATGAACTGGTAGAGTGCAGGCGCATCTTTTGCCTCTATTCCGCTCTTAACTAGAGTCGAAGGATTTGGGAAAGTAAGTATACAGCTGGCTGACTTGGGGGCGTGCGACTCACCATCTTCGCCACTGGTGTTGATCTGGATGAGCACCTGCAGTGGCTCCTCAGGGGTGGGCTGTTGCTTGGACCAGGCTGCGTCCAGTTTGGTGGCCAGCTTCTCGCTGTCCACGGTCTGGATCATACGCAGATTGGGCACAGATAGGACCTGTACCAAATAAACAATGAGTTGAACAAGATAAAGTTGCTGATAATGGATGGAAGCTTATGATGCTGACCTTGTTGATCTTGTTGCTCTGCATGTGGCCTATGAAGTGCCACCTGATGTCGGGGCACTTGGCCAGTATGTCCGGGTGGCGGCtcttctcctccagctcctgcaCATAGTTCTCCCCAAAGTCCCTTTGTCCGGCCTCGTAGGCTTCGATTACGGCCTCCGCCGGCTTTGTTTTGCTCACTGCAACGAGCAGCGGCCTGGCAGCTGCAACTTCCTGTGTAGCAGATAATGATTTGCATGCAGGAGATCATGactaaatgaatttaattaggTGAACTAACTTTGGGCCGCTGGAGGAGCACCTCGTCAATGCGCTTCAACACGTGCTGCAGGCCGGCTTTCACGTCGAACTCCGCCATTGTGCGTCTTAGCATTTAACtgagaaatgcaaaatgattAATATGCTCCGTATATAAGTGCAGATAAATAGTAGTTATAGTACTTACGGTTGGTTAACTCAATGATAAGAAATCAGccttgcaaaaataaaaacaaacttcGAAGTCTGCGATATCAGCTGTTTGGCAGTGTGACCTGAGCTTACCAAAATATACCaacaaaatactttttatttgaaaaatacagaaatagGCGGGAAATTTCAAAATCTATCCTATGCCCAACAGCAAAAGGTATATTGCATTTTAGGCATATAAATAGAGCATGAAGTTTCAATTAAGAGGAGATACCATTCTAGTCAACATCCAATTGCCTTTGCTTTGGCAGTAAGTCTCGCCGCACATTAGCTTTTCGAAACCCTGTGCTGGGGAGAAATGCCTTCACTGGGACGCACACAGACTCCTCGACTTCAGCCATGGCGGACGCTATTGGGTGCGCCTGCGAGCAAGTGAACTCCGTGCTGGACTACCTGGCCACGTTGCGCATCTGCGAGGTGCGGCACTGCTTCGAGCTGCTCGGCGTGGCGCACATGGAGGTGCTCGGAGGTGTGCTCGTCTTCATCCTGATGCAGTTCACCAAGTTCACGCTCGTCCTGATGCTGGCCATTCTCCTCGCGTACGGTATATTCTACCTGGTAAGATCAGGTGTATTCCTGTGCTCCCTCTCCTAACGTAGCATTCCGCAGTGGGACACCTTCTTTCCGGAAATTAGCCAGCTCGGTCGCAGGGGAATGAAGATGTTCCGCAATGTGCGCACCTCGGCCAACCTGCCGCCATTCGCTTCAGACGTTGAGGAGACGCCTGGTAACTAATCTGAAAGATAGCTTTCGAAACCTTCCTCATACGTAACCTCTTACTTCACCAGGAGAGTACCAAATCCGGCCGAGAGGTCAGCAGTACACCACTGGCATGATCACTCCGCCGAACATGCCGATGCTACTGCCGATGGTGCAATCGAAGAATCTCAGGACCACCAGTCTCCAAACGGATCGCCGCCGACAGGAGGAGGAGAGCAGGAGGGGATCGCGTGGCAGGGGACACTCGTCCTATCAGGAATCCCAGGATACGGACAGAAAGCACCGCAAAGAGAGACCCTACTGGCGATCTGCTAACTCCGAAGTGGAGAGGGAGCACCCGTCCACATCCAAGAAAGCTCATCATGGCGCCAGCGGCGGTGGTGAGTCCAAGCGAATGTCCAATGCCATGAAGATACCGACGGTTACCAGCGGAGTGGTGGACAAGAGGAGAATTGCCAACATGACCAGTGACCAGCTCAAGCGACTGCCCAACATCACGAGTGGAGAGTCGCGGAGGACCACAAAGATGGTTGGTGGTGCCAACGATACCAGGAAGTTGCACCACATAACCAGCGGGGAGATGGCGGACTCCCGAAGGATACCGAAAATAACCAGTAACGCCACTGAATCCAGATGGTTACCCAGGGGGGAAGTGGTGAAGGAAGCTCGGCGGATTCAGCAAATAACCAGCAGCACCAACGAATCCCGAAGATTACCAACTGTAACCAGCGGCGAGGTGAAGGAGTCCAGGCGGAGTTCCCATCCCCAGGCAGCTGGCGAATCGCGTCGCACTTCGAACAATCAGAGAGATGGTGCCGGAGGTGGTGGAGAGTCCAGATCCCGTCGGTCTGCGGAGAAATCCAATCCCGCCCAAGGTCGCCGGCAAGAGGAGCAATCGAAGCAGCGGCGCAGCAACAATGGACACTCCGGCGTGACCAAGCGCCAGTTTCCGGAGGATCACTTCGAGCGCCTGAAGCTGGAGAACCGGGAGTTCCAGGCCCGCCGCCTGCAGGCGAGTGGAGCTGCATTCCGGCAAAGTCTGAGTAATCCCACCTCCGAGGGAGCGCTGCTCACCAAGCAGGAGAACTTCATTGACAACCACCGGCCATACGACAGGCGGGACGTCCAAAGGAGCACCAGGTCAAGTGAGTAAACAGGGAGATACCTATCATTTGCTCTCATAATCAAAAGTAACCTTTTTCTTGTTAACATAGGTAATCCAAATAAAGATGCCAATCATCGGCACCGAGCCCATCATCGCCTGCCTAATCCGGTACTTTAAAATGAAGCGAACAGAGCTCCCTTTTCCCAGCTGTGAAGACAGGTGAAACCACGTAGTAATCCATCCAAGAGTATTCCATCTAATTACTCCTCCAAAGCCTTTCAACAACCAGCTCCGAATCGAGAAAGACCATCCAGTTTGCCGCATATCCCCAGACGGTGGAGATGGCTGACATCACCGAGGAAAGACCAAGGAGGAAATCCAAAGAGCTGCAGAACAGAAGTGCCCCAAAGTTTCCCACAGGTAGGAGCACACCTGTTGATGACATCCAATTGAAGAGCAGGGAATCCAGTCGAGAGCAGGTGAATCATCCGGAGGAGTATCCCTATGTGGTGGAGATGCCCGAGCAggaagaaaaaaaagcgaaaaagggCAGCCCATCTGCCAAGTCCAAAATCAAATAAGGCCTTAGAATGGATCTCATTTTGTATGTTATCtaaattattgatttttgtaagcaattaaaattcaaaataaaaaacgtaaCGTCTTATGGGCAGCACTGGCGTACAGCCTACTCGCAGctgtttttggtatttttacTACCGATTCGCCGCAGGTTGGCAGCACCTGGcgaatgtttttgttttgcatcGGAAATCGAAGTAATTTGCATTCCATAAATTCGCCAGAAATAGCGCAATTTCACGGCTAATGCCATTCCAAATAGCTTCAGCAGCATGACCATCTTCAATCTGTACATATTCGACAAGTTCGGCACACTGCTGCACTACGCCGAATGGAATCGCACCAAGAAATCGGGCATCACCCGCGAGGAAGTAAGAGATTCATTCACAAAATAAACTTATTCAATAAATGGGGATTTGTTTTTAGGAAGCGAAACTCACCTACGGAATGCTCTTCTCCATCAAGTCCTTTGTGAGCAAGATATCGCCCCACGATCCCAAGGAGGGCTTCCTCTACTACAAGACCAATCGCTACGCCCTGCATTACCTGGAAACTCCCTCTGGATTGAAGTAAGTTGATTGAAATAAGCAAGAATCATAGAACATCATCTTAACTCTTCCATTCCAGATTCGTTCTCAACACGGACACGACGGCCATCAACGTgaaggagctgctgcagcagctgtaCGCCAAGGTGTGGGTGGAGTTCGTGGTGCGTGATCCACTGTGGACGCCCGGCACGGTGGTCACCTCGGAGCTGTTCCAGTCCAAGCTGGACGAGTTCGTTCGACAGTCGCCCATCTTCGGCATTCGCAATATCTAAGCAAATAAATAGCTGTAAGCTCGAACTCTCATTACGTAGCTATGCAAATTCCGCCACACAAACTCTAAGGTCTATGTCATTAGCTCCGAATGGTGAATTGCGCTGCCAagtgctccagctccagcaccGAAATGCAGCCCGCGAGATCCGGGCTCCGGAAACGGCATGCACTTAAAATGTCTGCGGGGCCAGCGAGAAAAACTGGCCTCATGGTTGCGCAAGCGCTGTCTTTTGCTGTTGTCCACTGTCCGCTGTCCACCTGTCCACTGTCTACTGTCCAAAGCCACTGCTCACAAAGGGGGACAAATGTCAAAGAGGTTGCCGCAATTCGAAGGTTTTAGTCAACTCCATGTGCTGAGAAAATTACTGCTGCAGGCGAACTGGGACTACACGGCTAAAAATGATGCGATTGATATGAATAGAGCTACGAATCCTCTGCCAGTGAACTGCAATCGAAAACCAAATCAGGTAGCCAGAGAAacctttaaattaaaaaaaagagtcAACTAATATTAGCCACACATATGGAGCTGTTAAAACTTTATGGCCTGTTTTGCATACTGGACCTTAGATAGATCGCGCTTATATTTGGCCAGATGAAAGCGACTTGCAGTCATGTAACAAATGTATTTCTACCCGTGTACCTGCAATTTTTGACAGACAACTCAGCTCAGCTCGTCAAGGGTTTTCGCAACTATACGTTGTTGCCgcggaaaatgaaaatgaaaatgatttgCAGAATGCATCCATAATCGGGGGAGTTGCTTCGCCACTCTGGTCGTCGAATCCGCAGCGGCAGCATGAAGGGGCCACacaatatatacaaatgtggCTGTGGAGATACTCTTTCCTGTGCGCTGCCCGATGTCTCACTTATTCAAAACGATTTGTGCAAGTCACAAGACGTTTGAACTAAATATGTTTTGTATGTTTTAGCgttcgtttttttgtttttttattttggttttgttgcTCGCATTGTCTTTGACGAATTTTAAAACAGGTTTTAGCATTGCAAAAGCCGCTGGCGGGACAATAAAAAATGGAACCACACAGCGGTTTCTTTTCTCCGCTATCGaagaaatcaatttcaaaGCCAAACGCCCTGGCCAAAGACCgcgcaaataaatcaaatgctCGACCAACACATCAACAGCTTATGATGATGGACCATCGACCAAATGCCAGCCGAGGAAAAGCAACCGAAAGCACGCACAGGTTACCAAATCCACAAGATAAAGGTGCCCTTTCAAAATCGACAATTGCGTAGACTCTCAGCTGGAAGCACTAGCTCATAGCATAGATGGATGGATAGGATACCTGTTCCAAAAGAGAGGCTGCATACCACCGATCATGGACTTCGATGTCACCGCATCGGCTTCCAATTAGCCGTGGATCTGGGATCTTGGGGTCTTGGGGGAAGTCGGAGTATCGGAGTACCGGAGTGCCGGAGTCGAAGCTTTCGTTTGCCATTCGCCAAAGTTACGCAAATTTCGGGCCACTCGACCTGGCACTGGCGTTTTGCGTCATAGAAACTCCGGATCGCGCGGCAAGGTTATTAACGCCTAGGAATTGGAAATTGTCGCCCGGTCACGTCATTAAACGACCGCTATCTTGATTGCTTTACGATCGCTGCAACTCTTTCCCCTGcgcaattaaaagtttaacGAGCAATTGTGGCCGCTATTTATTTATCTCACAGTTCACAGTTTCTCCGGAGAAAGAGGGCCAGTCGCCGGAGATGTGACGCTGCCGGATgaccacccacccacacgGATCTCGTGCTGCGATCAAGGCCCTTCGAACAGCCGGAGGCGGACTGGATCCACCAAAATGCCCATAAGCCAAACACATCGACCAGTTGaaatattatgcaaattcatAGGCCTATCGCTTACCAAATTTGGCTGTTTTGCGCGCCAAGTTGGGGAAATGCTCGAAAAGAAATCCCCATAAATTTGGCATCAATCTTGAGACAAAGCCGACCAGAGTTCAGGGCAGGCCGAGCCCTATAACGCATTAATTGCTATGCGAATCCGctgcttttttgtttatctcgcattcaaaaaacatttgtgatttttaaaaatagccaACCAGCATGATTTACAACGTACAAGTTCAACGATATCCAAACTAAGAGAGTTGGAATCTGTTAAACGAAAGTAAAGCAGCACGTTTTTAGTTCTCAGAGGAGAGATCATAAGATGTTATAATACAATCGAAATCTTCTGAACAAAAGTATctattgattttgttttctgaCTGGGAACAaagttcattttttttattaaaccgGCTATCTCAGTTCGATCGCTTTTAGCCAACTTAAAACTATTAATTACAACTTGCTAACAAAAAACAAGCTGAAAGTTGAATATCTGCATATAGATCTATGCCTGTGCAAATAGAGTGATTTTAGATAAAATGTATCATATTCGGGGCAGAAACAAATGGATTTCAAAACTCTACCTTTATTTCACTCACCTATTTACTCAACTCTTCCATTGAACGCCCGCCAATGGGAGTAATGAAATGCCGATGCAGCCCTTTTGGCACAACCTTCAATTAACTAGGCCCACAAAAGTGGCCTGAATCGAGTGCTCGTTTGCTGTCCACTGGCTCGTCACCAATTaggtggcgatggcgatggtgatggcgatgacAGCCACACCGAAACGCTAATGAGATGAAGGTGTCACGGTGGGGTCTTGGCCTGGCACTTTTTGGCCATTGCGTTTACTGTTGATATTGGCAAAGCACTTGACCTTCCCAACAATTGGCCTACAGGCTGagtgcacagagagaaatcTTTGCTACCTTTCAGCACTGATATTCGACTGAGCCGAATATGTTGGTACACGGAAATCTCTgcctaaaatatatttacttctTATTGCCTACTAATATCCGCACTCATTTGAGAGACAGACATTTCTCTGCATGGCATAATATAAAATTGCTTATAAATATTCGCATAATTACCATATTTTAGCTCCGTGAGCATACAAGTCATAAAAACCAAGTGCGGCAGGAGTAATGAAGTTACCCGTCGATCGGGAACTCCCATGCACTTGAGACTCGTGATATAAAGAAGAGGGCATTGCTCCAGGAATTCCCCTTGAATGTCTGATGGCTTGAACCTTTTCAAGGTTCTCGGTTCTCGGTTCTTCTGGAGATTGAGTTTAAGATCGGCGTACGTGCCGAGTGCACGTAGGCCAGACCAAGTGGAGGATCCCAGGGGGGGATCTCAGGTGGGGAAGTTAGTTAATTGATTAGGGAACTATGACTAGCGTCTAGGCGCGCTTCCTTGTCAGATGCCCACCTCGTCACGTAGtccaaagtcaaagtcacaGGGAAACCAGTTGGCCTAAGCTAACTTGGCCTAAACTCCAGCTACTCCCCTTTCGGAAAACATAAATGTGTAATCGCGCCTTGGAAGACAACAATGGCAAGCGGCGtctccatttcccatttcaatttaaatttccatttgcattttaatttcgtCACAGCCTCAAATTGTCATTAAGTGTGACTGGCAGATAGTTTCGTGGGTGGTTGAGTGGAAGTCCCACCGTGGGTTTTTGGCCACCTTCATTTGCATCTGGACTGAATAACTTGAAAATGAGTTTATCAAAGTGGAAGATATTTTCACCAGCAGTAATTGTTAAGATACATTTGAAGCGGCGACTTTGCTGCACTGATTAACATCGTTTTCTGAACTTTAAGTGTGTGCATATTTACTTTAACACATCCATCTTTTATACGCTACAGATGGCATTGGGCTATATTGTCGCGTTTCTATAATGGCAATTGTACTTTTAGGAAAACCAATAAGCAAACACTCCAAGTACTAAGTTTTAAGATCTGTAAAACCAAACTGAAATAGCTTACAAATACTAGAGAGCCCTTGAAAGATTCTGCACTTGAAAAACAAATGAGCATTAGATACTATCAAT
This genomic stretch from Drosophila yakuba strain Tai18E2 chromosome 3R, Prin_Dyak_Tai18E2_2.1, whole genome shotgun sequence harbors:
- the LOC6538848 gene encoding pyridoxal phosphate homeostasis protein, translated to MLRRTMAEFDVKAGLQHVLKRIDEVLLQRPKEVAAARPLLVAVSKTKPAEAVIEAYEAGQRDFGENYVQELEEKSRHPDILAKCPDIRWHFIGHMQSNKINKVLSVPNLRMIQTVDSEKLATKLDAAWSKQQPTPEEPLQVLIQINTSGEDVKSGIEAKDAPALYQFIRSNLKHLNLLGIMTIGAYGFDYSNGPNPDFVSLMQVHRAICEAHSLAPDSVLVSMGMSNDFDKAIEMGSTVVRVGSSIFGHRAAKA
- the LOC6538849 gene encoding uncharacterized protein LOC6538849 — its product is MADAIGCACEQVNSVLDYLATLRICEVRHCFELLGVAHMEVLGGVLVFILMQFTKFTLVLMLAILLAYGIFYLWDTFFPEISQLGRRGMKMFRNVRTSANLPPFASDVEETPGEYQIRPRGQQYTTGMITPPNMPMLLPMVQSKNLRTTSLQTDRRRQEEESRRGSRGRGHSSYQESQDTDRKHRKERPYWRSANSEVEREHPSTSKKAHHGASGGGESKRMSNAMKIPTVTSGVVDKRRIANMTSDQLKRLPNITSGESRRTTKMVGGANDTRKLHHITSGEMADSRRIPKITSNATESRWLPRGEVVKEARRIQQITSSTNESRRLPTVTSGEVKESRRSSHPQAAGESRRTSNNQRDGAGGGGESRSRRSAEKSNPAQGRRQEEQSKQRRSNNGHSGVTKRQFPEDHFERLKLENREFQARRLQASGAAFRQSLSNPTSEGALLTKQENFIDNHRPYDRRDVQRSTRSSNPNKDANHRHRAHHRLPNPVL
- the LOC6538851 gene encoding trafficking protein particle complex subunit 1 encodes the protein MTIFNLYIFDKFGTLLHYAEWNRTKKSGITREEEAKLTYGMLFSIKSFVSKISPHDPKEGFLYYKTNRYALHYLETPSGLKFVLNTDTTAINVKELLQQLYAKVWVEFVVRDPLWTPGTVVTSELFQSKLDEFVRQSPIFGIRNI